In Malaclemys terrapin pileata isolate rMalTer1 chromosome 10, rMalTer1.hap1, whole genome shotgun sequence, the DNA window CAACCTCACGGTGATTTTCAGAAGGAAACCAGAATTGTGTGTTAGAGAGGCCTGAACACAAAATTATGATTTCTCTGCTGTTCATGGTATTAGAAACAGTCGTAATGCCTGAATAGCATTCAAAGCTGTTGTTGGAGTTTTAGTTAGGCTTCTTGCAGACTGAAAAGGAATTAAATATAGAGTATACCTCCAGGAGCTCTCTCTACTTTGGTACTTGGTAGCAGCAATATTTCTAATTCTAATTACTAAATGTACAAATAGCAAAAAATAACATAAAAAGTCACTCCCTCCTCTAGATTATCCACTGTATTCTGTCTCCTCTGACTCTGTCTTttaggctttgatcctgcaataAGATTCACCAGAGgatacttttttttcctgtgctgGGTCCCATAGAAACAAATGTTCTTTCTAGTATGAGAGGGAAATTAAATCAATTGGTTCTTTCATATGGGGTACAATAAACCAGAAGGAAGATCCAAAAACCAATGAAAAATTAATGGTTGTTTAGACATGTTTTGTCTTTTTCTTAAAGACAGAATGTAAACTATAGAATGCAAATGGGTTCTGTGCATGGTAAAGCGTAACAGCTAGAGGTTCCTCTTTGCTCATTGATCTTAGGTGTGGCAGTAGTAATACTTTATTACCCATAAAGGAGGCCTATAAACGGTGTGGTTACTGCTATAACCTTAGGAGAAGCAAAAATAGATCCTGAGCTGCTGTATATTGACAAACCTCTATTGAAGttactgaagtcagcagagctacatcagtttacagcagctgaattTTTGACCCATAATGTTTAGAAGATAGAAGAGAAGGAGCAACTAACAGAGAAAAAGAAGATAAGATTATATTTTCCTAGGTTCCAATGTCCCATGTATGATGTGTAAATTAGGGCATGTGTCACGGAGCATCCAAACTTCCACAAGACTgttttctctcttcatttttaATCTGATAGCTTTTTAATTCAAATCAGCTTGAGACAGGACATCTTCGGGATGCTGTTGCCATTGAGAGCCTCAAACAGTAGTTACAGCTTTCAGGAACTCATCATCCATTTTAACCTGAGATTCCCTGACTTTGTAGGTAGTCCAGGGTGACTCACAGAGACACTGTTAAAGTCTGAAAAACGTCCGTTTGGGTCTCTGGGAGATGCTGAATTTTGGAAGGTTTTCAAATGAGGCTCCAGTCAGATGACATTTTCTTGGtagctattatttttaataaaatcctctTATCCTCGAAGCAGAGCAGCTTTCTACAGTTTCCTGACAGAGACACTCACATACAGTGGAAGTTTTTCCTCAGAATGGTTGCAGATTTTCAGGCTCTGAAGCTTGGAAGGTATTCATACTAATGTAAAACAAAACTGCAGTAATAATGAGCCATTGTTATCTACATTGCACTTTGCCCTCACAGTCatgaagggccagattgtgcctggcTTTTGTATACTGCACAAGTGGAGGAGAAAGCAAGAAAGCTTTCCCCCTATTTGCAACCCCAGTGACTGGGAGAATCAGCTTCCTTTGAGTTATCAGGCCCGCTGCTTCCTAGTGTCTAGGAGTGCAGGAGAGCACGAAGAGGGCAAACCCATAAACACGTGCCTAATTTTATCCATTGTCCCGTTGAGCTGAGTTAGAATCAGCACCTACTTtgcgaagtgctttgagatgctaGGATGGAAGGCATCAGAAGGGGAAATAATTACAAATGATTGACGGCTAAAATTATGGACATAGGCAACCACCTTTTTAATACACATCACAATGAGAGAAAGGATGGCCTAGTAAGGATGCTAGTCTTACTGGGTTTAATTCCCTACTTCACCTCATGCTTCCCTTGGGACAAtggacaagtcatttagtctccCTGTGCTCCAGTTCCCCCCGCTGTAAAATGGGGGGGTAGCACTGTCCTACATCACAGGGTTGTGAGGATACACTAGaagttgtgaggtgctcagattccaTGGTAATGGGGGCTGAATAAATAACGTAGAATTAATGGTGACTCATTTAAAGCGTCTCTTCCAGTGACATTTGATGCCAGAGATTGATGCCTGCTGGAGATTTTGTGATGATACAATCGCTTTCATTCACATTAGGTGAACTAGGCTCTGAActttaaaatctgtgaaaaaGTGTGACCACACTGGTAAAAGGATGCACAAAATTGAGTTATCTTTTGAGCCACTGATAATATCATTTAAGTCTGCCCAATATGAGAGAAAAGATTCCCGTTTATTCTAATCTAAAGACATCAGGTTTGTGTGAAATTAAtgcaagagggagagagaaactatACTTCTCATTGGCTTTAAATTAAAAGGAATGGATAtgacaattttattttcaaatgagtttctgcttttaaaaacccAGGGGCAAAAACAGTTTAAGAAGAACAAAGGAGTTGAAGAAAAATGATAGCTTCTCTCTGAACTAtatttaattgcagtgaagacaaatgtGTAGCATCAGGGCTTTGCTCCTAATAATTTACCTATTAACTATCATAAAAGTTGCGTCCATGGACCCTGTAAGTATTTATTGCGGCAGTCGAATACTGTAGTCTCCAACCATTGTGCCTGCATTTTACATTCAAAAGGAAAGGCTCATCAATCattcttaaaaacattttgagtgaaatcctggtctcattgaattcaatgagaattttgccattgacttcaatggggctaggatttcactgaatctagggtctgattctcctcccattgaagtcaatggtaaaactctccgAGGTGCCCATCTGAGACACCATTCCTGAACAGCTTCTCcttggctggggatggggatggtaATTTGTTGTTGGCCTACATGAGGCATGAAACCCCCTCAGTCATACTAGCTGGCTTGTTGGCAGGTGCAGCATGCCctcacccactccccacccctctgctccaGACGGTTAGTGAACAAGCATGGAGTGTCTGCCGTCAAGATCTGGGAACCCCATGCTAGGGTACAAAGGACGGTTCTTATGCCTATGTGGGCCTGTAGTCAACATCACATTCTAGCTCTAAGAGTTTGCTCAGTACCACAGAGGGAGTTGGTGTCAGGGCTGGGATTAGAGCTCAGGCCACACATCCAGCCACGTTCAGCCCTGGACTAAGCGGGTGCAACACCATTAAAGACAGTGGAGTTGCACCCACTTGTCTTCAGTAGAGCTGCATCCACTTacagcagggctgaatttggccctggatCACAGTTCATTCCCATTGCGTTGAGTGCTATGTTTGAGCTGTGTTTTGACATGCCCACCTTACTCCTATTTTGCTTTTCAGCGGTGACCCTGACAAGTGCGACATCTGGGGGAACACACCTCTCCATCATGCGGCTTCTAACGGTCACATTCACTGTGTCTCATTCTTGATTAACTTCGGTGCCAATATATTTGCCCTGGATAATGATCTGCGCACTCCTCTGgatgcagctgccagcagggaccAGCATGAATGTGTCAGAATCCTAGACAAAGCTGCTACCGAACAGAATGTAATGAATCCCAAAAGAGTCGCCAAACTCAAAGCCCAGGCCCCAAGGAATGCAGAGAAACAAATCAAAGAATGTGAAAAGCGCCAAGAGAAACACCAACACGAAATGACCAGgaattttaacaaagaaaagtttgGATCAATGAGTTCTACCAGTGGGACAGCCTCCAGGACAAAGGTTTCCAATTTCTTTATTCCAAATACATTGGGCTCTTTCCCCAAAAATCTGAAGGACACCTTCAGGATGAAGGcaaaaaagaaagatgaaaacACAGGTGACCAGGAAGCACAAAGGAATGGCCAAGAAGATGATAGGGCTGGGCGATCTACCGTGATGGATGTATTCAGTGAAAAAGATGAGGATGAATTATGTAATGActttaaagggaaaaatatttCCGAAGATGATAGCGAGCAGGAGCATGTGTCCATTTTCAAACGGCCAGGTCTCGGCAATATTGTGTTTAGACGGAATTTGTCTGCAGGGATAAATGCTGAAGAGATGTTCtcagaaaaagaagaaataagttttaaaatgCCAACTGAGCTTTTTCGGCATGAAAGGGCTGAGAGCAAGAGTGAGCTAGATACTGAATATGATTTCGATGTCCCTTGGAATGAGGATGAAATTGGATGGGATGACGATGAAGCTGAGAGCACCCCTCTTGAGGTATTTCTGGCATCACAGAATCTGAATGAGTTTGTTCCTGTCTTCATGAGAGAAAAGATTGATTTAGATGCCCTCATGCTATGTTCTGATGAAGATCTACTGAGCATACAAATGCAGCTGGGCCCAAGGAAGAAAGTCCTCAGTGCAGCAGATAGAAGAAAGCAGGCACTGGAGAAACCTGGAAAGCTTGTAGATACTCGCTTATAAATAAATGTGCCTGTTGCAATAACTATGTATTAATTCATCATCCTTTTGCTATTTTAAAGACATGTATGGTTCTTTTCAGCCATCTTCCATGGGAAAAGACAAAGAGGTTTCCAGATGATTAAGAGTGCACAATGGGACCAATAAAGAACATCAGTTTGAATGGATGACCTTTAGATCCTCACAAAAAGAAAGAGTATGCAGATAGGTAACAAAGAAAGGGCCAGAAGATGTTgaaaaggccaagactataacagggttcaaaaaagaactagataagttcatggaggataggtccatcaatggctagtagccaggatgagcaggtaTGGTGTGTCCCTTGCCtctcatagaatgtcagggttggaagggacctcaaagcaggaccaatccccagacagatttttgccacagatccctaaatggccccctcaaggattgagctcacaaccctgggtttagcaggccaatactcaaaccactgagctatgcctccccctgtttgccagaaagtgggaatgggtgacaggggatggatcacttgatgattacctgttctgttctttccctctgggcacctggcattggccactgtcggaagaccggatactgggctagatggacctttgatctgacccagtatggccattcttatgttattacATTCTTATATAAAAGAAATAGTTCCAGAGATGAATCCTTCCCACCTAAAGATCATGCTAGGCATATCTTCTTTTTACAGTCTTAATGATTTAAAATATTACTGATAGCCAGTTACATAAAAGTCTTCCCGGCACTCTATAAGCAATGCGCCACAAGGCATTTCCAACCACCAGAGATCTTTGATTTTCTGTACCACAAAATAAGATAATGTTCAGAATCTGAATAGATTGCTGCAAAGTGTCTTCACTGACACTATTTGAGAACTGAGTGATTGACCTTGATTTTGACTGTATCCCATTGACTCTATAATAGGTTCTGaacgaatgaatgaatgaatgaatgaacgaACGCTTTGTGCCAATAAGTTTCATATTCTTGTCATTCATGTTTTCTCACTCTTCAAGAGATATtccttagtttttttaaaaagtgaaacgcCTGACAGAGCCACATTTAGTTTGAGTTGTATGTTCCTCTTTCTCGTTACATTAGTTGCAAAAGTTATTGTTCGATAATGGATACAAGGGCCTTCTACAAGAAGATGTAGAGTGGTTTTttattggggcgggggggttggctAGCATTTGTATCAGTTTCATTTGACATGCCCTTTTCTTGGTCTCTAAAGAAATGCATTTTCCCTGCAGAGTTCTGGAAATTAGGACCCTAGCTTTTCTAATGGAATTTGTAATACTATTGCCCTGTATTTTCTACTGGTCACTCATGGTCTCAACTTGGAAGCTGTATGGGACAGGGTGTATATACCcatggggaggaaggaaaaataactCTCTGTCCTAGACGGAGGCATGCACAGCTGGCCTCCCCTCATTAGGGAAGCATGCCTTCAAAACAAAGTGATGGCACTATGCAGGAGGGCCTTGATTCCAAGGAGGACCAGCCTCTTCCTGGTTACTGTATTGAGAAGACCTCTGCCTATAAGATGTGATTGCTCAGAGGGTTAGATCCTCCGTAGGACTGCTGGGGCAGTGTTCCCTAGAGAGCCAGGGCTGTGTGATGGGAGTTAATCCCTCCTCTTAACCCATGTTGCACTTGTTGGGCCTAGCACCTGAAGTCAACTGGAtcctaagctggggggagaggtagatatgctggagggtaggggtagggtccagagtgacctagacaaattggaggattggaccaaaagaaatctgatgaggttcaacaaggaaaagtgcagagtcctgcatttaggatggaagaatcccatgcactgctacagtctggagaccgactggctaagcagcagttttgcagaaaaggacctggggattacagtggatgagaagttgggtatgagtcagcagtgtgcccttgttgccaataaggctaacgacatattgggctgcattagtaggagcattgccagcagattgagggaagtgattattcccctctatttggcactggtgaggccacatctggagttttgcgtccagtttggggcccccactactgaaaggatgttgacaaattggagagagtccagcggagggcaatgaaaatgatcgggggctggggcacatgacttacgaggagaggctgagggaactgggcttgtttagtctgcagaagagaagagtgagggggcgattgatagcagccttcaactacctgaaggggggttccaaagaggatgaagctcggctgttctcagtgatgacagatgacagaacaaggagcaatggtctcaagttgcagttggggaggttggatattaggaaacactattatactaggaggatggtgaagcactggaatgggttacctagggaggtggtggaatctccatccttagaggtttttaaggcccggcttgataaagccctggctgggatgatttagtggtgttggtcctgctttgagcagggggttggactagatgacctcctgaggcttcttccaaccctaatcttctatgattctatgacccaatGACTTTGCTGGAGCTGCCACAGTCTGGTAGATTTTCAAAGACAAATAAAGTACTTAGAGGCTGCATTACTCATTAATGGGAGCTGGGCCTCTAAATCCCctaggtggttttgaaaatctccacctgTACATACAGGATTTGTGCTGTTGCTCAGCTGTGATCATAGGAAGTAcattaagaacagccatactggctcagaccaatggttcatctagtccagtatcctgctttctgacagtggccaatgccagatgcttcatagggaatgaacagaaccgggcaatgatcaggtgatccatcccgtcaaccagtcccagtttctggtagTCAAGAGaattagggacatccagagcatggagttgcatccctggtaatcttggctaatagccactcaTGGACCtatccatgaacttgtctaattcttttttgaatccagttttaCATTGCCTTTGTGGACACTGGCACcagtttttaaatctatttaacaCTTTTCATGATCCACTCGTTTTGCTCCTTCCTCCTGTTCCTTAGTTTGTTGAAACAACATATCTTCTTGCCTCAACCAGACTTTACACTGTTCATTTTCCTCCACCGAAGACAATGTATTATGCGTCAACACTTCTTTCTATTAGGCAGTCATTCTGGAGTCCCATGCGGTGAAACTTACAATAGCTGCAGGGCTCAGAACACTAATTAAACCAGACAGTATTTTTTTCCACATAAAAAACCCCAGTAGATAATTAAttgtttaagaaagaaagaaagaaaaaggatctTGAAAATATTTATGTGCTTGAAGGCGTCCTAGCTGAGCCCTTTGACAAGAGGTTCAcgaagggccaaatcctgtcaTCCTTGGTCAGGCAAGTTGATTTAAAAACTCagtgagttttgcctgagtacagACTGTTGGACTGGGCCCATGATTACCCTCCCCTTCCTTATTTACCTGCTAAATGCCACCTGCATTGACTTTTCCACATGACTGGAATCTAATTACAATTTGcaatctcccctcactcccctcctggCTCACCCTACACATTACCAGTGTTTATTTAGGACTCTCTCACCACATCATCAACCCATCTGTGAATAAAGCCACTAAAGATGGAACTGCTACATGGAAACCTTTACCACAGAACAGTCATAGGTAATTCTATGCTGATTTGTTGCCTGTTTTGACTGGAGTCTTAGTAGAAATAAATAACCAATCTCTGTACTGTGTTGTACAGTTAAAATATAGCCAACAAGAAATTGGACCAGAGTACATACAATGTAATAGGTAGAAAATGGCTCTTTGTGCCAAAGTTTCAAAGGTATGCAGACTCACCTAAAGATCCAGATAGTCACTTAATGGAATTTTCAGAATcatttatctgcatctttaggcacataaataccttttaaaatctgacccTTTGTATTTCCACTTGTAAATCTACTTTATTGATACCAACTTTGAGACTCAGCGACATCTCCTAATGGTGCAGACAGCAAAATCCTATGTGGAGGCTGACTGCCTGGATGCACATGATAAAGTTCCTTCATTTtaaatgataaacaaaacaaaaaaatatttcttgaagcaattcccTTGAAGAACAACATCTTTAATAAGTGGCTCCTACTGTAGAACAGCCCTCTGGCCACCTGTTAATATGCTACAATTGGGAGGGATGCATTTTAGTTCTTCATTTATGAAATCTGCAGTGTCCTTTCCTGAAGCTCTTTCATAAGCAGCTCTCCTTGTTTAAACAAACCCTCTGCCCATTCACAAGTCTATATAGTTGGCCCAAAATTCGACCCATTAGTAATAATGGCCTACATTTATACGGTGCCTTTCATCCAGAAGGATTTTATACACTATGGGTAAAAGCATCCAGTCAAATCTATGCCCGCATAATTATTTGTTGAGCCCCACTGGTGTGCTCAGCCCTGTATAGCATACAGAAGCAGTGGCCACTTCCCCACGGAGCTTACAGTCTGAACTGGACAGGCAGCACCGTGAATACAAAATGTGCTGCATTGCCAGAGACTGGAAAGTCCAGTCTCAAGAGTGAGGCAGAGTTGGCTTGTTTTCTTTTCcctcagccagggccagctcc includes these proteins:
- the ANKS4B gene encoding ankyrin repeat and SAM domain-containing protein 4B, whose amino-acid sequence is MSTRYHKAAADGNLDLLKEATRKDLNTSDEDGMTPTLLAAYHGYLEAVEVICRRGGDPDKCDIWGNTPLHHAASNGHIHCVSFLINFGANIFALDNDLRTPLDAAASRDQHECVRILDKAATEQNVMNPKRVAKLKAQAPRNAEKQIKECEKRQEKHQHEMTRNFNKEKFGSMSSTSGTASRTKVSNFFIPNTLGSFPKNLKDTFRMKAKKKDENTGDQEAQRNGQEDDRAGRSTVMDVFSEKDEDELCNDFKGKNISEDDSEQEHVSIFKRPGLGNIVFRRNLSAGINAEEMFSEKEEISFKMPTELFRHERAESKSELDTEYDFDVPWNEDEIGWDDDEAESTPLEVFLASQNLNEFVPVFMREKIDLDALMLCSDEDLLSIQMQLGPRKKVLSAADRRKQALEKPGKLVDTRL